In one Shewanella loihica PV-4 genomic region, the following are encoded:
- a CDS encoding DNA topoisomerase III encodes MILYIAEKPSLGRAIADVLPKPHKKGEGYITAANGDTVSWCIGHLLEQAEPDSYDPAFKSWSFDHLPIVPQQWKMTPKSKTRGQLSVLRKLVKQASQLVNAGDPDREGQLLVDEVIAYLGVKGDKLEQTQRLLVSDLNPQAVKRALGQLRSNREFIPLSTSALARSRADWLYGMNMTRAYTLQGRKVGYQGVLSVGRVQTPLLGLVVRRDEAIEHFVSKPFYEVLANLYTQEQAHFKAKWQPSEACQPYMDEEGRVLSRRLAENVVGRITEQPAKVTDLQAKDKQQGQPLPYNLSSLQIDAAKRFGMSAKTVLDTCQSLYEKHKLITYPRSDSRYLPKEQLALAPSVIGAVLKGAGELTAQCAAPDLKIVSKAWNDAKVDAHHAIVPTEKVANLSALTQAEKQIYLQLARQYLAQFYPVYRYHETQVEVEIAGGHFHTKAKQEIALGWKQLFPKRSDDKTDGEGDEALAQLPPLHKGQMLHSGQGELIEKQTQPPKAFTDATLLSAMTGISRYVTNPEIRKILKETDGLGTEATRAGIIELLFKRGFLARQGKSIVSTPVGRGLINSLPESATTPDMTALWESHLDAISRKEAKYLSFMAPLVESLNGLIMQAGAQLPKALQGVEAPKRSFKKRGYGNRRGTATGAKGKASGAKKTAARAASKTRAKTSA; translated from the coding sequence ATGATCTTATACATAGCAGAGAAGCCCAGTCTCGGGCGGGCAATCGCCGATGTGTTACCTAAACCCCACAAGAAGGGCGAGGGCTATATCACGGCGGCCAATGGCGATACCGTCTCCTGGTGCATAGGCCACCTGCTGGAGCAGGCCGAGCCCGACAGCTATGATCCCGCCTTTAAGTCCTGGTCGTTCGACCATCTGCCCATAGTGCCGCAGCAGTGGAAGATGACCCCTAAGAGCAAGACTCGCGGTCAGCTCAGCGTGCTGAGAAAATTGGTCAAGCAGGCCAGTCAGTTGGTGAACGCCGGGGATCCTGACCGTGAAGGTCAGCTGCTGGTGGATGAGGTGATCGCCTATCTGGGGGTCAAGGGCGATAAGCTAGAGCAGACCCAGCGTCTGCTGGTGAGCGACCTCAACCCTCAGGCCGTTAAGCGTGCCCTGGGGCAGCTGCGTAGCAACCGCGAGTTTATCCCCCTGTCGACCTCGGCGCTGGCGCGCTCCCGCGCCGACTGGCTCTATGGCATGAACATGACCCGCGCCTATACGCTGCAGGGGCGCAAGGTGGGCTATCAGGGAGTGCTCTCTGTCGGTCGGGTGCAGACCCCCCTGCTGGGCCTGGTGGTGCGCCGCGATGAGGCTATTGAACATTTTGTCAGCAAGCCTTTCTATGAGGTGCTGGCCAATCTCTACACCCAGGAACAGGCGCATTTTAAGGCCAAGTGGCAACCCAGCGAGGCCTGTCAGCCCTACATGGATGAGGAGGGGCGGGTGCTGTCGCGCCGCCTGGCGGAAAACGTGGTGGGGCGGATCACAGAGCAGCCCGCCAAGGTGACAGATCTGCAGGCCAAAGATAAGCAGCAGGGGCAACCCTTACCCTATAACTTGTCGTCGCTGCAGATAGATGCGGCGAAGCGATTCGGCATGAGTGCCAAGACGGTGCTCGATACCTGTCAGTCACTGTATGAGAAACATAAGCTGATCACCTATCCGCGCTCCGATAGCCGTTATCTGCCCAAGGAGCAGCTGGCCCTGGCGCCCAGCGTGATCGGCGCCGTGCTCAAGGGGGCTGGCGAACTCACCGCCCAGTGCGCCGCGCCGGATCTTAAGATAGTCTCCAAGGCCTGGAACGATGCCAAGGTGGATGCCCACCACGCCATAGTGCCCACCGAGAAGGTGGCCAACCTGAGTGCCCTGACTCAGGCCGAGAAACAGATCTACCTGCAACTGGCCCGTCAATATCTGGCGCAGTTTTACCCCGTCTATCGTTACCATGAGACTCAGGTTGAGGTGGAGATCGCCGGCGGCCATTTTCACACCAAGGCCAAACAGGAGATCGCCCTAGGCTGGAAGCAACTGTTCCCTAAGCGCAGCGATGACAAAACAGACGGCGAGGGCGACGAGGCCCTGGCCCAGCTGCCGCCGCTACATAAGGGACAGATGCTGCACTCTGGCCAGGGAGAGCTTATCGAGAAGCAGACCCAGCCGCCCAAGGCCTTTACCGATGCCACCCTGCTGAGCGCCATGACGGGGATCAGCCGCTACGTGACCAACCCAGAGATCCGTAAGATCCTCAAGGAAACCGACGGCTTGGGCACAGAGGCGACCCGCGCCGGGATCATAGAGTTGCTGTTCAAGCGTGGTTTTCTGGCCCGCCAGGGGAAGTCTATCGTCTCGACCCCGGTCGGTCGCGGCCTCATCAATAGCCTACCGGAGTCCGCTACCACGCCTGATATGACGGCGTTGTGGGAGAGTCACCTTGACGCCATCAGCCGTAAAGAGGCCAAGTACCTGAGCTTCATGGCGCCGCTAGTCGAGTCGCTCAATGGGCTTATCATGCAGGCCGGTGCCCAGCTGCCCAAGGCCTTGCAAGGTGTCGAGGCGCCTAAGCGTTCGTTTAAGAAACGTGGCTATGGCAATCGACGCGGCACGGCGACAGGTGCCAAAGGCAAGGCTAGCGGGGCGAAAAAGACTGCGGCTAGAGCCGCGTCTAAAACAAGGGCTAAAACAAGCGCCTAA
- a CDS encoding methyl-accepting chemotaxis protein: MKHLSISTKLLWITSALFLIIVAILSFSLWWSLSDKNAQLAGQVQGALHDETRQRLSARAGEYGERVAGFINEAYRIPFSFAGMIEQSAASQPLSREGVEESVAGVLRKNSQLSSMYAQFEPNGYDGRDGDYTQKISHSVPEVGTLEIYYTRSDDGSVEHQQVDDASEKYDATLKEFGVREAEWYLCAKDTKQPCLMEPYLYEISPGNTALMTSLTVPVVVGGSFRGVIGVDVNLPVFQKLIDELSASLYQGKAKVTLLSQKGLVVAASHYDKKARPLGESIAPSLASQLTGLHRQGGYLEQGDNIIVAYPIEIPLAKAQWSLVIEVAKADAYQAANAMDKAMSAMASSLGSLLLIVGVIVSLIAVVTISLVIRSIVAPLKVIQSRVENLASAEGDLTQQVTVESHAELIALGGGINGFINKLRLLIGELKELASRSQAESQVAAEIAQQTHNSVNRQYSDIESVVTAVNEMSATALEVAKASEQTASETEAMTLNVKAGEDSLSQAMGYVTHMSQESLLAKEAVGKVAESSTNISKILEVISAIAEQTNLLALNAAIEAARAGEQGRGFAVVADEVRALASKTQSSTDEIGKLIEALQREVNSASQIIDQGVDGAQRAVAQTESALSSLNTIVNQIQEVSSQVTHIATAAEEQSAVTEEVSRNITGISDSASELARLADEAQQSSASLAGLVEQQHQQLGKLKT, from the coding sequence ATGAAACACTTGTCCATCAGTACTAAGTTGCTTTGGATCACCTCAGCGCTGTTTTTGATCATAGTCGCCATCCTCTCCTTCAGCCTCTGGTGGTCGCTCAGCGATAAAAACGCGCAACTGGCGGGCCAGGTGCAAGGTGCGCTGCATGATGAAACTCGCCAGCGCCTCAGTGCCCGGGCCGGTGAGTATGGCGAGCGGGTGGCGGGTTTTATCAATGAGGCCTATCGGATCCCCTTTTCGTTTGCCGGCATGATAGAGCAGAGCGCCGCTAGCCAGCCGCTATCCCGAGAAGGGGTAGAGGAGTCGGTGGCCGGCGTGCTGCGAAAAAACAGTCAGCTCTCTTCTATGTATGCCCAGTTTGAGCCCAACGGCTACGATGGCCGCGACGGCGACTATACCCAGAAGATCAGTCACAGCGTACCCGAGGTGGGTACCCTGGAGATCTATTACACCCGCAGCGACGATGGCAGCGTCGAGCATCAGCAGGTGGATGACGCCAGCGAGAAGTATGATGCCACTCTCAAGGAGTTTGGCGTGCGCGAGGCCGAATGGTACCTGTGCGCCAAGGATACTAAGCAGCCCTGTCTGATGGAGCCCTACCTGTATGAGATAAGCCCGGGCAACACGGCGCTGATGACCTCCTTGACCGTGCCTGTGGTGGTTGGCGGCAGCTTTCGCGGTGTAATCGGCGTGGATGTTAATTTGCCGGTGTTTCAGAAGCTGATCGACGAGCTCTCCGCTAGCCTGTATCAGGGCAAGGCCAAGGTGACCCTGCTGAGCCAGAAGGGCTTGGTGGTGGCGGCCAGTCACTATGATAAGAAGGCGCGGCCACTGGGCGAGTCTATCGCCCCGTCGCTCGCCAGTCAGTTGACCGGGCTGCATCGCCAGGGCGGTTATCTGGAGCAGGGCGATAACATCATAGTTGCCTATCCTATCGAGATCCCGCTCGCCAAGGCGCAGTGGTCGCTGGTGATTGAGGTGGCCAAGGCCGATGCCTATCAGGCGGCAAATGCCATGGATAAGGCTATGTCGGCGATGGCCAGCTCTCTGGGCAGCCTGCTGCTGATCGTAGGCGTCATCGTTTCGCTGATCGCCGTGGTTACCATCAGCCTGGTGATCCGCTCTATTGTCGCGCCGCTGAAGGTGATTCAGAGCCGGGTGGAAAACTTAGCCAGTGCCGAAGGAGACCTGACTCAGCAGGTCACAGTGGAGTCCCACGCCGAACTCATCGCCCTGGGCGGTGGCATCAACGGCTTTATCAATAAGTTGAGGCTGCTAATTGGCGAGCTTAAGGAGCTGGCATCACGCTCGCAGGCCGAGAGTCAGGTGGCGGCGGAGATAGCCCAGCAGACTCACAACAGCGTCAATCGTCAGTACAGCGATATCGAGAGTGTGGTGACCGCGGTTAATGAGATGAGCGCCACGGCGCTCGAGGTGGCCAAGGCATCTGAGCAGACGGCCTCGGAAACCGAAGCCATGACCCTCAACGTCAAGGCAGGTGAGGACAGCCTGAGCCAGGCGATGGGCTATGTGACCCATATGTCTCAGGAATCCCTGCTGGCCAAGGAGGCCGTGGGTAAGGTGGCGGAAAGCAGCACCAACATCAGCAAGATCCTCGAGGTGATCAGCGCCATCGCCGAGCAGACCAATCTGCTGGCGCTTAACGCCGCCATCGAGGCCGCCCGCGCCGGTGAACAAGGCCGGGGCTTCGCCGTGGTCGCGGATGAGGTACGCGCGTTGGCCTCCAAGACCCAGAGTTCGACCGATGAGATAGGCAAGTTGATCGAGGCGCTGCAGCGTGAGGTCAACAGCGCCTCGCAGATCATCGACCAAGGGGTGGATGGTGCCCAGCGCGCCGTGGCTCAGACAGAGTCGGCCCTGAGTTCACTCAACACCATAGTGAATCAAATTCAGGAGGTCTCCAGCCAGGTGACCCATATCGCGACCGCCGCCGAGGAGCAGAGTGCCGTGACCGAAGAGGTCAGCCGTAATATCACAGGCATCTCAGATTCCGCCTCCGAGCTGGCGAGACTCGCCGACGAGGCCCAGCAGAGCAGTGCCAGCCTGGCGGGCCTGGTGGAGCAGCAACACCAGCAGTTGGGTAAGTTAAAGACCTAA
- the purF gene encoding amidophosphoribosyltransferase: MCGIVGIVGRTSVNQTIYDALTVLQHRGQDAAGIVTVDGNAFRLRKANGLVKDVFEPKHMQRLQGTAGIGHVRYPTAGSSSASEAQPFYVNSPFGISLAHNGNLTNTVELHERLVKQRRHVNTTSDSEVLLNLLADELQHTKSQYLTADEVFEAVTKVHELTRGAYAVAAMIIGQGLVAFRDPYGIRPLVLGKNETEQGTEYMVASESVALDAVGFETVRDVAPGEAIYISLDGQLYTRQCAQSPSYSPCIFEYVYFARPDSTIDKVSVYGSRVNMGTMLGEKIKKEWEDHDIDVVIPIPETSCDIALEIARNLDLPYRQGFVKNRYIGRTFIMPGQQERKKSVRRKLNAINAEFKGKNVLLVDDSIVRGTTSEQIIEMAREAGAKKVYFASAAPEIRFPNVYGIDMPTSSELIAHGRDAEEINKLIGADGIIFQDLQDLIEAVRQQNPDIKRFETSVFDGNYITNDVDQAYLDHLTQLRNDDAKANRIKDIGTNLELHNVCHP, encoded by the coding sequence ATGTGTGGTATCGTCGGAATAGTTGGCCGAACATCGGTTAATCAGACAATCTATGATGCACTCACAGTGCTACAGCATCGTGGCCAAGACGCCGCGGGCATTGTCACCGTTGATGGCAATGCGTTTAGATTGCGTAAGGCCAATGGTCTGGTAAAAGACGTATTTGAACCTAAGCATATGCAGCGCCTGCAGGGCACCGCCGGCATAGGTCACGTGCGTTACCCAACTGCGGGTAGCTCGAGCGCGTCTGAGGCGCAACCTTTCTATGTTAACTCTCCTTTCGGGATCTCTCTGGCGCACAACGGCAACCTGACCAACACGGTCGAGCTGCACGAGCGTCTGGTGAAGCAACGTCGTCACGTTAACACCACCTCAGATTCTGAAGTCCTGCTTAACCTGTTGGCCGACGAGCTGCAACACACCAAGAGCCAGTACCTCACTGCCGACGAGGTGTTTGAGGCGGTCACTAAGGTACACGAGCTGACACGCGGCGCCTACGCCGTGGCGGCGATGATCATCGGCCAGGGTCTGGTGGCGTTTCGTGACCCTTACGGTATTCGTCCACTGGTACTGGGTAAGAACGAGACAGAGCAGGGCACCGAATATATGGTGGCCTCTGAGAGCGTGGCCCTTGATGCCGTAGGCTTCGAGACGGTACGTGATGTCGCTCCAGGCGAAGCCATCTATATCTCGTTAGATGGTCAGCTCTATACCCGTCAGTGTGCCCAGTCGCCAAGCTATTCACCTTGTATCTTCGAATACGTTTACTTCGCCCGCCCAGACTCGACCATCGACAAGGTGTCTGTCTACGGCAGCCGCGTCAACATGGGTACCATGTTGGGTGAGAAGATTAAGAAAGAGTGGGAAGATCACGATATCGACGTTGTGATCCCAATCCCTGAAACCTCATGCGATATCGCCCTAGAGATCGCCCGTAACCTGGACCTGCCATACCGTCAGGGCTTCGTGAAGAACCGTTACATCGGCCGTACCTTCATCATGCCGGGTCAGCAGGAGCGTAAGAAGTCGGTTCGCCGCAAGCTAAATGCCATCAACGCCGAGTTTAAGGGCAAGAACGTGCTGCTGGTGGATGACTCTATCGTGCGCGGTACTACCTCAGAGCAGATCATCGAGATGGCCCGTGAAGCCGGTGCCAAGAAGGTTTACTTCGCCTCGGCGGCCCCTGAGATCCGTTTCCCTAACGTCTATGGTATCGACATGCCAACCTCGAGCGAGTTGATCGCCCACGGTCGCGACGCGGAAGAGATCAACAAGCTGATTGGTGCCGATGGCATCATCTTCCAGGACCTGCAAGATCTTATTGAAGCCGTACGTCAGCAAAACCCAGATATCAAACGTTTCGAGACCTCGGTATTCGACGGTAACTATATTACCAACGACGTGGATCAGGCCTATCTGGATCACCTGACCCAGCTGCGTAACGACGATGCCAAGGCCAATCGCATCAAGGATATCGGCACTAACTTAGAGCTACATAACGTCTGTCATCCCTAA
- a CDS encoding CvpA family protein, whose product MVWIDYAIIAVIAISTLISLLRGFVKEAMSLVVWFAAFFVASQFYEDLAVYLTQMQDEMVRNGIAIAILFISTLILGALVNYLIGQLVVKTGLSGTDRVLGLCFGALRGALIVSAILFFLDAFTGAPKTDWWASSQLVPEFGVVIQWFFDYVENTSSFVPKI is encoded by the coding sequence ATGGTTTGGATCGATTATGCCATTATTGCGGTCATCGCAATCTCGACTTTAATTAGTCTGCTTCGTGGTTTCGTTAAGGAAGCCATGTCACTCGTGGTCTGGTTTGCCGCCTTCTTCGTGGCGAGTCAATTTTATGAAGATCTCGCCGTCTACCTGACCCAGATGCAAGATGAAATGGTGCGTAACGGCATCGCCATCGCCATCCTGTTCATCTCGACCCTTATTCTCGGTGCCTTAGTTAACTATCTCATCGGCCAACTTGTGGTCAAGACGGGCCTGTCTGGCACAGACAGGGTGCTGGGCCTCTGTTTCGGCGCCCTGCGCGGCGCACTCATCGTTAGCGCGATACTCTTTTTCCTGGACGCCTTTACCGGGGCGCCCAAGACAGACTGGTGGGCCAGCTCGCAACTGGTTCCCGAATTCGGAGTGGTTATCCAGTGGTTCTTTGACTATGTGGAAAACACCTCAAGCTTTGTACCTAAAATATAA
- the dedD gene encoding cell division protein DedD, whose protein sequence is MQVDEVEVKQEKVSSQFQNRLVGIIVLVALGVIFLPDILDGKKQHQEEQFAEIPLRPQAESRLDEQESITAIDLSEQQAQFDQQVSSQADSANVAKTSEPKTSEAKTSEAKTSEAKTSEARQTPAKVTQAKATESKVEVASSAYTLQLGSFKNADNVNALVKRLRGEGYRAYTVPQKPVDGQLTKVFVGPDISKSKLQKLQTKLDKFTGLKSAVVDYNPLL, encoded by the coding sequence ATGCAGGTGGATGAAGTAGAAGTCAAACAAGAGAAGGTATCGAGCCAGTTTCAAAACCGTCTGGTGGGCATCATAGTCTTGGTGGCCCTGGGGGTGATCTTTTTGCCCGATATCTTAGATGGTAAGAAGCAGCATCAGGAAGAGCAGTTTGCCGAGATCCCACTGCGGCCCCAAGCCGAGTCCCGCCTCGATGAGCAGGAAAGTATTACGGCTATAGACCTGAGTGAGCAGCAGGCTCAGTTCGACCAGCAGGTGAGCAGTCAAGCTGATAGTGCCAACGTAGCTAAAACCAGCGAGCCTAAAACCAGTGAAGCTAAAACCAGTGAAGCTAAAACCAGTGAAGCTAAAACCAGTGAAGCTAGGCAAACCCCTGCGAAAGTCACGCAAGCTAAGGCAACTGAATCTAAGGTTGAGGTCGCAAGCTCAGCCTATACTCTGCAACTGGGTAGCTTTAAGAATGCCGATAATGTGAACGCCCTGGTTAAACGTCTGCGAGGCGAGGGTTATCGTGCCTATACCGTGCCGCAAAAGCCGGTGGATGGTCAGCTGACTAAGGTGTTTGTCGGCCCGGATATCTCCAAGAGCAAGCTACAGAAGTTGCAGACCAAGCTGGATAAGTTTACCGGCCTCAAGTCCGCGGTGGTCGACTACAATCCGCTGCTCTAA
- the folC gene encoding bifunctional tetrahydrofolate synthase/dihydrofolate synthase produces the protein MTPVPNAQSGLNDWLNHLMAIHPTEIDMGLGRVAAVAKVMGLDSLEGTKVVTVAGTNGKGTTCAMIEAIMRKAGQRVGVYSSPHMLKYNERVRIDGVDASDEALIEAFCAIDAARGDISLTFFEYATLAGLYLFKQAKLDLVLLEVGLGGRLDATNIIDADIAVITAIDIDHQEYLGDTRELVGREKAGIMRAGRPVVIGDPDLPASVVEYAESIGAKMVRVNHEFSYQASETDWRFELGDMPQSSVPQFSLSGLPLPTLPLANAATALAVVQQLLAEQFVTQAARTSIDAGLSGAKLTGRLEVVSEQPKIILDVAHNPHAAAYLAQRLEAYKGKRIFALCGMLKDKDCRAVLGLLEDQIHAWYLTDLNCERSAKAKDLLSYLSGDKAAYGFASVEQAYQALKPEIGQSDVVIVFGSFYTVAEFKQLDLS, from the coding sequence ATGACGCCTGTACCCAACGCACAATCTGGCCTTAACGACTGGCTGAATCATCTGATGGCTATCCATCCCACAGAGATAGATATGGGCCTTGGCCGCGTTGCGGCCGTTGCCAAGGTCATGGGGCTTGATAGCCTCGAGGGCACCAAGGTGGTGACCGTTGCCGGTACCAATGGCAAGGGAACCACCTGCGCCATGATAGAAGCCATCATGAGAAAAGCCGGGCAACGCGTCGGTGTCTACAGCTCGCCTCACATGCTCAAATACAATGAGCGGGTACGTATCGATGGGGTAGATGCCAGCGACGAGGCGCTTATCGAGGCGTTTTGTGCCATAGATGCCGCGCGCGGCGACATCTCGCTGACCTTCTTCGAATATGCCACCCTGGCCGGACTCTACCTGTTCAAGCAGGCGAAGCTGGATCTCGTGTTACTCGAGGTGGGGCTGGGTGGACGCCTGGATGCTACCAATATTATCGATGCCGATATCGCGGTGATCACTGCCATCGACATCGACCATCAGGAATACCTGGGCGATACCCGGGAGTTGGTGGGCCGCGAGAAGGCGGGGATCATGCGCGCTGGCCGTCCCGTGGTGATTGGCGACCCAGACTTGCCGGCAAGCGTGGTTGAATACGCCGAGTCTATCGGCGCCAAGATGGTAAGGGTAAATCACGAATTTAGCTACCAGGCGAGCGAGACTGACTGGCGTTTTGAGCTAGGTGATATGCCTCAATCGTCTGTGCCCCAATTTTCATTGTCTGGCTTGCCACTGCCAACCTTACCCTTGGCTAATGCGGCAACCGCCCTGGCTGTGGTGCAGCAATTGTTGGCAGAACAGTTTGTGACTCAAGCGGCTCGCACATCTATCGATGCCGGGCTAAGCGGGGCTAAGTTGACCGGTCGTCTGGAGGTGGTCAGCGAGCAGCCTAAGATCATCTTAGATGTGGCCCATAACCCCCATGCGGCGGCCTATCTGGCCCAGCGACTCGAGGCGTACAAGGGTAAGCGTATCTTCGCCCTGTGCGGTATGTTAAAAGATAAGGATTGCCGCGCCGTGCTTGGGCTGCTCGAGGATCAGATCCACGCCTGGTATCTGACGGACCTTAACTGTGAACGCAGCGCCAAGGCGAAGGACTTGCTCAGCTATCTGAGCGGCGACAAAGCTGCCTATGGGTTTGCCTCGGTTGAGCAGGCATACCAAGCGTTAAAGCCAGAGATTGGCCAATCCGATGTGGTAATTGTGTTTGGCTCCTTTTACACTGTGGCAGAGTTTAAGCAATTGGACCTAAGTTAA
- the truA gene encoding tRNA pseudouridine(38-40) synthase TruA — translation MRVALGIEYDGSRYFGWQRQAEVDSVQAQLERALSFVANEPISIQCAGRTDAGVHATGQVVHFETNAVRKESAWTLGVNVNLPDDIAVRWAKDVDDEFHARFTATARRYRYMIYNHQFRPGILRSGVSHYPGQIDEAKMHEAAQFLLGEQDFTSFRAIQCQSNTPFRCVHEVNVTRQGMYICVDIKANAFLHHMVRNIVGSLLEVGYGRQPVSWIKELLALKDRTQAAATAKPNGLYLVDVTYPEHYALPKLALGPLFMLD, via the coding sequence ATGCGCGTAGCATTAGGTATCGAATATGATGGCAGCCGTTATTTTGGCTGGCAACGTCAGGCCGAGGTAGATTCGGTACAAGCCCAGCTCGAGAGAGCCCTATCTTTCGTTGCCAACGAACCTATTTCGATTCAGTGCGCCGGACGTACCGACGCAGGCGTTCATGCTACGGGCCAGGTGGTGCATTTCGAGACCAATGCCGTGCGTAAAGAGAGTGCCTGGACCCTAGGGGTCAATGTCAACCTGCCGGATGATATCGCCGTGCGCTGGGCCAAGGATGTGGATGACGAATTCCACGCCCGCTTTACCGCCACCGCCCGCCGTTATCGCTACATGATCTATAACCATCAGTTTAGACCCGGCATTCTCCGCTCTGGAGTGAGCCACTATCCGGGGCAGATCGATGAGGCCAAGATGCATGAGGCGGCCCAGTTCCTGCTGGGTGAGCAGGACTTTACCAGCTTTCGCGCCATTCAATGCCAGTCGAACACCCCATTTCGCTGCGTTCACGAGGTCAATGTGACCCGTCAGGGCATGTATATCTGTGTCGACATCAAGGCCAACGCCTTCTTGCATCACATGGTGCGTAATATCGTCGGCTCCCTGCTCGAGGTGGGTTATGGTCGCCAACCTGTGAGCTGGATTAAGGAGCTGCTGGCGCTGAAGGATCGCACTCAGGCGGCGGCGACTGCTAAGCCTAACGGTCTCTACCTGGTGGATGTGACCTATCCCGAGCACTATGCCTTACCTAAGCTGGCCCTGGGGCCTCTGTTTATGCTCGACTAA